One genomic window of Cannabis sativa cultivar Pink pepper isolate KNU-18-1 chromosome 2, ASM2916894v1, whole genome shotgun sequence includes the following:
- the LOC133034287 gene encoding uncharacterized protein LOC133034287 produces the protein MELVMIPFSLRERAKSWLISLPPNSIETWTDLATEFFFKFFPPVKSAKLQGQINNFYQLDNESLHESWERLKDLIRKCPHHDIEKWMLVNNFYNGLVGNTRTLINDAADGAFMRKSANEACDFLEEMALNNQQWPTERSHTKKVAGMHEVDAITKLTAQVEALTKLMVVQAKQAQVFCELCRGPHPYAQCPIYVNSLPMDEAKAIGNYSQKNNYGFNQGGNRRNSVFYQQRNQNQTQNQQQSQHQGSSGGSGVQTDLLLQFMTETRSSIKDLQTQMGQLATQITTRSQGNLPSTAEVNPKENCKAITLRSGNKYEGPDGGLTVEEEI, from the coding sequence atggagttagtgatgatacCATTCTCGCTGAGagagcgagccaagagttggttgataTCCTTGCCACCAAATTCTATAGAAACATGGACAGACCTAGCAACAGAATTTTTCTtcaagttctttcctccagtaAAGTCTGCTAAGCTGCAAGGACAGATTAATAACTTCTATCAGCTAGATAATGAGTCTCTCCATGAGTCCTGGGAGAGGTTGAAGGATCTTATTAGAAAGTGTCCTCATCACGACATTGAGAAGTGGATGTTGGTTAACAATTTTTACAATGGGCTGGTTGGCAATACCAGAACACTCATAAATGATGCAGCTGATGGAGCATTCATGAGGAAGAGTGCAAATGAAGCTTGTGATTTTTTAGAGGAGATGGCCCTGAATAATcaacagtggccaactgaaagaagCCACACAAAGAAGGTGGCTGGTATGCATGAGGTAGATGCCATTACTAAGTTGACAGCGCAGGTAGAGGCCCTAACAAAACTGATGGTTGTGCAAGCAAAACAAGCTCAGGTGTTCTGTGAGCTATGTAGAGGTCCTCATCCCTATGCACAATGCCCGATATATGTGAAtagtttgccaatggatgaagctaaagcaATTGGGAATTACTCTCAAAAGAACAACTATGGGTTCAATCAAGGAGGCAATCGGAGGAATAGTGTGTTCTATCAGCAGAGGAATCAGAATCAGacacaaaaccaacaacaatcaCAGCATCAAGGTTCTAGTGGGGGTTCTGGTGTTCAGACAGACTTATTGTTACAATTTATGACTGAGACTAGATCATCCATTAAAGACCTACAGACACAGATGGGGCAATTGGCAACTCAGATAACAACCCGTTCTCAGGGAAACTTGCCTAGTACAGCCGAGGTTAATCCTAAAgaaaactgcaaggcaattaccctaAGAAGCGGGAACAAGTATGAAGGGCCTGATGGGGGACTAACAGTGGAAGAAGAGATATAG
- the LOC133034288 gene encoding uncharacterized protein LOC133034288, translating into MAEQVVDFIIEQSNAATKKRRDEEMEIITDYMVLEIEKGQIYSDKNILKMTIRFYAMIKNFQIRTKRFEPSEYMVTCPDKNCNWFLRTSNLKQTRTFKIRKYVNNYTYSLDVIMEDHRQATYNTIAQIVKKKYDSINRKHAPNDIMKDMHEFGVSMGYQKAWRIREKALELSRGNREDSYQQLPMYLHMLKKANPGTVTELITDKKNRFKYIFLALSNSIRGWIHCRPVIVVDGTFLKTTYGGTLFTSSTMDANNHIFIMAFGIGDSENDSS; encoded by the coding sequence ATGGCCGAACAAGTTGTAGACTTTATAATAGAGCAATCGAATGCAGCAACCAAAAAGAGAAGAGATGAGGAAATGGAGATAATCACAGATTACATGGTGCTTGAGATCGAAAAAGGACAAATATACAGTGACAAGAACATACTGAAAATGACAATCAGATTCTATGCAATGATAAAGAACTTTCAAATCAGAACGAAGAGGTTCGAACCGAGTGAGTACATGGTTACATGTCCTGACAAAAATTGTAACTGGTTTCTGCGCACCTCAAATTTGAAACAAACACGAACCTTCAAGATTAGAAAATATGTCAACAACTACACCTACTCATTGGATGTCATAATGGAAGATCATAGGCAAGCAACTTACAATACTATTGCTCAAATAGTAAAGAAGAAGTACGACTCAATAAACAGGAAGCATGCACCGAATGACATCATGAAGGACATGCATGAGTTTGGGGTCTCGATGGGATATCAAAAGGCTTGGAGAATAAGAGAGAAGGCTCTAGAGTTGTCAAGAGGAAATCGAGAAGACTCATACCAACAACTCCCAATGTACCTTCATATGCTAAAAAAAGCCAATCCAGGCACTGTAACCGAATTGATAACAGACAAGAAGAACCGGTTCAAGTACATATTCCTAGCACTGTCAAACTCAATTAGAGGATGGATTCATTGCAGACCGGTGATTGTGGTAGATGGCACATTCTTGAAAACAACATACGGTGGGACGTTGTTTACATCATCAACAATGGATGCTAATAATCACATATTCATAATGGCATTCGGAATAGGAGACTCGGAGAATGATTCATCATGA
- the LOC133034290 gene encoding uncharacterized protein LOC133034290: MTIISVRQKSIEKAVATVYPNTFHGACIFHLLNNNKVNFRAHREDLTLNFVKAAKTYNTKSFGGYMSELDKIDSRIRPYLHRIRYKYWSRCHCPTKRYTMMTSNIAQLINLAILARRTLPITTMMGSLRSLVQKRVWTNSNEAHRTFTKVSIVVGKILRDNFMQARKYEVTPVTTILHQVNVLGKGKFLVNLLDKLFECDRFQQDEIPCAHAIAVFSKRALRVYDYVANYYKTDKMKATYDTTTNPLHK; this comes from the exons ATGACAATCATCTCAGTCCGGCAGAAAAGCATAGAGAAAGCAGTAGCAACTGTCTACCCAAACACATTCCATGGAGCATGCATATTCCACTTGCTTAACAACAATAAGGTCAATTTTAGAGCACACAGAGAAGATCTTACATTAAACTTTGTCAAAGCCGCCAAGACATACAACACGAAATCATTTGGAGGATACATGTCAGAACTTGACAAAATAGACAGCAGAATCAGACCTTATCTTCATAGAATACGATACAAATATTGGAGTAGATGCCACTGCCCGACCAAAAGGTACACAATGATGACATCCAACATAGCTCAGTTGATAAATTTAGCAATACTTGCCAGAAGAACACTACCCATCACTACAATGATGGGGAGTCTTCGAAGTTTGGTACAAAAACGGGTTTGGACAAACAGCAACGAAGCACATAGAACATTCACCAAAGTTTCAATAGTGGTAGGAAAAATACTCAGAGACAACTTTATGCAAGCAAGAAAATATGAG GTTACACCAGTCACAACCATACTCCACCAAGTGAATGTGCTAGGGAAAGGGAAATTCCTTGTCAATTTACTGGACAAATTATTTGAATGTGACCGGTTCCAGCAAGATGAAATCCCATGTGCTCATGCAATAGCTGTATTCTCGAAACGAGCATTGCGAGTTTACGACTATGTTGCGAACTACTACAAAACTGACAAAATGAAAGCAACATATGACACAACAACAAACCCATTACACAAATGA